A part of Camelus bactrianus isolate YW-2024 breed Bactrian camel chromosome 7, ASM4877302v1, whole genome shotgun sequence genomic DNA contains:
- the LOC105063221 gene encoding hyaluronidase-4-like: MSNPWAAQLGLLLLSTVFTHSALKPAMPPVIKRRPFNIFWAAPTMQCQHFFRVDLNLHLFNIISNPLETQSGSTIAILYPNELGYYPYFSRDGKPFNGGIPQNMSLSKHLRKTADDIAKAVPWWRSEGLVVLDWESWKPQWDRNWGDRTIYKNYSLALTRSHHPDWSAMKVKTVAQEEFENAGRSIMNATLTLALEMRPKCLWGFYLYPDCYNYDYRINPQTYTGKCPSDEIFRNDQLQWLWGKSTALYTSVYLDKILKSSLNALKFVHYRIREAMRIADMARHDYVLPVFIFSRPFYLHSIEALSQEDLVHTIGESVALGAAGVILWGDYDYSDSKETCLSVKKFIQGPLGHYAVNVTTAAKLCSRSLCNNNGRCIRKRPGSASYLHMPESSSKKYVLNKSLRFTVSPGNKLRTIKDMKGGFVCHCYEGWHGESCQEHSPQFLRGKNRVPVANFNLSVFLSMTLSVTLLNYFTPHYNVDFSLRY; the protein is encoded by the exons ATGAGTAACCCGTGGGCGGCACAGTTAGGACTGCTGCTGCTCTCCACGGTGTTCACTCATTCGGCCCTCAAGCCAGCAATGCCTCCGGTGATCAAGAGACGACCTTTCAACATTTTCTGGGCTGCCCCAACAATGCAGTGTCAGCACTTCTTCCGTGTGGATCTGAACCTTCACTTATTTAATATTATATCCAACCCTTTAGAGACTCAGAGTGGATCAACAATTGCCATTCTTTACCCCAATGAATTAGGGTACTATCCTTATTTCTCTCGAGATGGGAAACCCTTTAATGGAGGGATACCACAGAATATGAGCCTTTCCAAACACCTGCGGAAGACCGCTGATGACATTGCCAAGGCTGTCCCTTGGTGGAGGTCCGAAGGTCTCGTTGTCCTTGACTGGGAAAGCTGGAAGCCGCAATGGGACAGAAACTGGGGCGACagaacaatatataaaaactacTCCTTAGCCTTGACTAGAAGCCACCATCCTGACTGGTCAGCAATGAAAGTAAAAACAGTTGCCCAAGAGGAATTTGAAAATGCTGGGAGGAGTATTATGAACGCTACCCTCACACTGGCTTTAGAAATGAGACCCAAATGTTTATGGGGCTTTTATCTCTATCCAGACTGCTACAATTACGATTATAggataaatccacagacctacaCAGGTAAATGCCCGAGTGATGAAATTTTCCGCAACGACCAACTCCAGTGGCTATGGGGAAAAAGCACAGCTCTTTATACTTCAGTATATTTGGATAAAATATTGAAGTCAAGTTTAAATGCTTTGAAATTTGTTCATTATCGAATTAGAGAAGCCATGAGAATTGCTGACATGGCCAGACATGActatgttttgccagtttttattttttccagaccATTTTATTTGCATAGTATTGAAGCTCTGTCacag GAGGACTTAGTACATACAATCGGTGAGAGCGTCGCGCTGGGGGCAGCAGGGGTAATACTGTGGGGAGACTATGACTACTCTGATTCAAAG GAGACCTGCTTGTCGGTGAAGAAGTTTATCCAAGGGCCATTGGGCCATTATGCTGTTAATGTGACCACAGCAGCCAAACTCTGCAGTCGAAGCCTCTGTAACAACAATGGGAGATGCATTCGAAAAAGACCCGGATCTGCCTCCTATCTGCACATGCCTGAAAGTAGCAGTAAGAAATACGTCCTAAATAAGAGCTTGCGATTCACCGTGTCTCCAGGCAATAAACTGAGGACAATAAAGGACATGAAGGGTGGGTTTGTGTGTCACTGCTATGAGGGCTGGCATGGAGAGTCTTGCCAGGAACACTCTCCACAGTTTTTGAGAGGGAAGAATAGGGTGCCTGTGGCTAACtttaatttatcagtttttctcaGTATGACTTTATCTGTGACTCTGTTGAATTATTTTACCCCCCACTACAATGTCGATTTTTCCTTGAGATACTGA